The Corticium candelabrum chromosome 17, ooCorCand1.1, whole genome shotgun sequence genome has a segment encoding these proteins:
- the LOC134193472 gene encoding integrin alpha-V-like — protein MPHYPAGVPDPCCNCECQPHQTSKIYRHILQNLQNKDRFSSVVRSASPSVNIESRSGRGSGSASFGYLGYSSDIGRFGLKTADQSDVVVGVPRYNNYFGRIVVFEYNFDSAAYVSVLTKDGEQFGAYFGHSVAAVDLNNDGLDDLLVGAPLYSNSQFELGRVYAYENSKKNLLLNRVLTGNIAGGRFGHAISKAGDINGDRFDDVVISAPYGSNGGVIYVYLGSVGGIIEPASQIIEASDVNYQPKLVGFGVSLSGSMDMDDNNYPDVLVGAVSSERVVLLRSKPIAEALSTLEFKPQFVNYPNSTELVAEACIRYDGISLPTQLDFSYSLSVEQQRVQAGLSSRAQFMFVSNPESSIQFGNITAYLETYSCVNFTLQLIDNIRDLISPLFAKFDFQLVSDETKPPSTGNPDISRPLVPVLKGQMQQSKSAQAYLLQDCGDDVICIPDLQVTALAVKLPRDETEIILGEVSEVFVSVSVRNGGENAYLAQLIAVFQESVIFNQVVDNTFITCVAQRNVGATVVTCDLGNPLRSGSTVKFGMTLNVQQLSTPGEMFTVSVQAKSENSENNDTLADNLRMTSSYQIVAKSLFGVEGIAVPDRVALDLANPSVERNMFPTTELEIGSTYINHTYFVVNRGPSRVPESELTVYWPGKAKNNRYLLYIVDIRLVGSGVCQTEGLINPANLTTVAQLNAHLNVTSVGIGGEVIRQGRSVEKAYGSERSRRAETFCTGSSYAVCFPVVCQLYNIDRGDSVQLHIVSRLYERTLIQDEMVELNISSEATIATDVANLELLTSADILTSYNLTTRLNEHEPVVNDESLEGWVIAVVVIFTVLILSGVVCLLAFLGFFKRKKRDQLEKEREELDGTDVFTNASTLSVQENGSEA, from the exons ATGCCACATTACCCTGCTGGAGTGCCTGATCCTTGCTGTAACTGTGAGTGCCAGCCACACCAGACTTCCAAAATTTACCGTCACATTTTACAGAActtacaaaacaaagaca GATTTTCTAGTGTTGTCAGATCAGCATCACCTTCTGTAAACATTGAAAGCAGAAGTGGTAGGGGGTCAGGGTCTGCAAGTTTTGGCTACCTTG GTTATTCTTCTGATATTGGTCGTTTTGGTTTAAAGACAGCAGATCAATCAG ATGTTGTAGTAGGGGTTCCTCGTTATAATAATTACTTTGGACGG ATTGTTGTATTTGAATACAATTTTGATTCTGCAGCTTATGTTTCTGTACTAACAAAAGATGGTGAACAG TTTGGTGCATACTTTGGCCATTCTGTTGCTGCTGTCGACTTGAATAACGATGG GCTTGATGATCTTCTAGTTGGAGCACCGTTGTACTCAAATTCTCAATTTGAGCTGGGGCGTGTTTATGCATATGAAAACAGCAAGAAG AATCTGTTATTAAATCGAGTACTGACTGGCAATATTGCTGGTGGTCGGTTTGGCCATGCCATTAGTAAAGCTGGAGACATAAATGGAGATCGTTTTGATG ATGTTGTCATCAGTGCACCTTATGGCAGTAATGGAGGTGTGATTTATGTTTATCTTGGATCAGTTGGTGGAATCATAGAGCCAGCTTCTCAG ATTATTGAAGCAAGTGATGTTAACTATCAGCCAAAACTGGTAGGATTTGGAGTGTCTCTATCTGGAAGCATGGATATGGATGATAACAACTACCCAG ATGTTCTGGTGGGAGCGGTGTCATCAGAGAGGGTGGTTTTACTAAG ATCAAAACCTATAGCTGAGGCTCTGAGCACACTAGAGTTCAAACCTCAGTTTGTGAATTATCCCAACAGTACAGA ATTGGTTGCTGAAGCATGTATTCGATATGATGGTATTAGTCTTCCCACCCAGCTTG ATTTCAGTTACTCATTGTCTGTAGAGCAACAACGAGTACAAGCTGGTCTGAGTTCTCGTGCTCAATTTATGTTTGTGAGTAATCCAGAAAGTTCTATCCAGTTTGGCAATATCACTGCCTATTTGGAGACATACAGTTGTGTGAACTTCACACTGCAACTCATA GACAATATCAGGGACTTGATAAGTCCACTGTTTGCTAAATTTGATTTTCAACTTGTGTCTGATGAGACAAAACCACCATCTACGGGTAATCCAGATATTTCACGACCTTTAGTTCCTGTGTTAAAAGGACAGATGCAGCAATCTAAGAGTGCACAA GCCTACTTGCTCCAAGATTGTGGAGATGATGTAATTTGTATTCCAGATCTACAAGTGACAGCTCTGGCAGTTAAGTTGCCTAG GGATGAGACTGAAATTATTCTTGGTGAAGTTTCAGAAGTTTTTGTTAGTGTTTCTGTGAGAAATGGTGGAGAGAATGCTTATCTTGCTCAGCTGATTGCAGTGTTTCAGGAATCTGTTATATTCAATCAAGTTGTTGAT AACACTTTTATTACATGCGTTGCTCAAAGGAACGTTGGTGCAACTGTGGTAACCTGTGACCTGGGAAATCCATTACGATCTGGATCAACT GTTAAGTTTGGTATGACATTAAACGTCCAACAACTGTCAACTCCAGGAGAAATGTTCACTGTATCTGTCCAAGCAAAAAG TGAAAACTCAGAAAACAATGATACTTTGGCTGACAACTTACGAATGACATCAAGTTATCAGATTGTTGCAAAGTCATTGTTTGGAGTTGAAGG TATTGCTGTACCAGATCGAGTTGCTCTTGACCTTGCAAATCCATCCGTGGAACGCAATATGTTTCCAACTACAGAGTTGGAGATTGGTTCAACTTACATCAATCACACATACTTTGTTGTTAATAGAGGCCCATCCAGAGTACCAGAGTCTGAATTGACTGTATATTGGCCTGGAAAAGCAAAGAATAATCGATATTTATTGTACATAGTTGACATAAGG CTTGTTGGATCTGGTGTCTGTCAAACTGAAGGCCTTATCAACCCAGCCAATCTAACG ACTGTGGCACAGCTCAATGCTCATCTGAATGTAACATCAGTAGGCATTGGAGGAGAAGTGATCAGACAAGGAAGAAGTGTTGAAAAGGCCTATGGCTCAGAGCGATCTCGTCGTGCTGAG ACATTTTGTACTGGGAGCTCCTATGCAGTCTGTTTCCCCGTTGTCTGCCAACTCTACAATATAGATCGTGGAGATTCAGTTCAATTGCACATTGTTTCACGACTTTATGAAAGAACTTTGATacag GATGAGATGGTGGAACTGAATATTAGTTCTGAagcaacaattgcaacagatgTGGCTAATCTAGAATTGTTGACATCAGCTGACATACTTACATCATATAAT CTAACAACACGACTCAATGAACATGAGCCTGTTGTAAATGACGAGTCACTTGAAGGATGGGTCATTGCTGTTGTGGTCATATTTACTGTTTTGATTTTGAGTGGTGTTGTGTGCTTGTTAGCTTTT CTGGGCTTCTTTAAGCGAAAAAAGAGGGACCAGTtggagaaagaaagagaagagCTGGATGGAACTGATGTATTCACTAATGCAAGTACTTTGTCTGTCCAAGAAAATGGTTCTGAAGCATAG
- the LOC134193471 gene encoding uncharacterized protein LOC134193471, whose translation MRMGLMQYQYNIQHLPEKDYFSHYIELGVLQNITSREVIGHLKEIFSRHKIPNVVSVKSDNDNTSEKFKQFARDYGFSHVTSSPKLPQSNGEEECTVQIVKNILMKYYKQREQQKENYNRRQAARLLPKLQKGETVWVRDKRMWEMYRLKYHQDLNVVATQEGNFQRNRRHLNLEKESTETPNNGDTDKPMKTTPIRKRKVEWTKKTEGTKTTEFHVHV comes from the exons ATGAGGATGGGACTAATGCAATATCAATACAATATACAGCATTTGCCAGAAAAAG ATTACTTCTCACATTATATCGAATTGGGAGTACTGCAAAACATAACATCAAGAGAAGTGATCGGGCACCTAAAAGAAATATTCTCTAGACACAAAATACCCAACGTTGTGTCAGTGAAATCTGATAATGACAATACTTCAGAAAAGTTCAAGCAATTTGCTAGAGACTATGGATTTAGTCATGTGACATCAAGCCCTAAATTACCTCAGTCTAATGGGGAGGAAGAGTGCACAGTCCAGATAGTCAAGAACATTCTAATGAAAT ATTACAAACAACgagaacaacagaaagagaatTACAACAGGAGACAAGCAGCAAGACTATTACCAAAATTACAGAAAGGAGAGACGGTGTGGGTAAGAGACAAACGAATGTGGGAAATGTATCGTCTAAAGTATCACCAAGATCTTAACGTGGTGGCTACCCAAGAAGGAAACTTCCAAAGAAACCGACGCCACTTGAATCTGGAAAAGGAAAGCACAGAAACCCCGAACAACGGAGATACGGATAAGCCAATGAAGACAACACCAATCAGGAAGAGGAAAGTAGAATGGACTAAGAAGACAGAAGGAACCAAGACGACAGAATTTCACGTGCACGTATAG
- the LOC134192745 gene encoding cilia- and flagella-associated protein 70-like produces the protein MQPLNSTLKMADDGLLTVQVTVPQGRMIKSSRGDESFTSFVRIDFGSRSHCETARVVVADGTALYGDATSSFDIQASSRALLLDELSHKPLVLSLIESMPKDKKAKEEKTVVLGQSIVDLMPFLQGEKTISETVVVFPCTSQSEDKPATDLPELDVLVSLSSPLLTEEEVEAASSLSIKVNSLYSPPDGWQPGGSQYQYTLSLPIPIGISQETTIAIPNGQLKAPSDHDSPHWRWSYTGTASGPCVYKCDSVIKKVQYKEENGELRSAADIPFRVEAESQKPRITWNAERRCLLNAEASSTLQSMIAQSRVWPVEIFRTLTPQSGKTKKDEEILPSYHGVAYVNLTPLLYPGVSKVNGAYCLQPYVDTEVQEKTRRKMGSTVEVAMRSVSQAGSRSIASARKSKRQSVAVPPPKSGLATSSFVASDTGDSIPEVGESKNYLEAKAYTDARSYIVLELSLDTPLIPKCPPDELAQLVSEYIPPRPAAPKRQVGADQAVREFQTQVSNVAWCVLEEFRSMFGEQMANYELPHSAEAAADRRRQLLYELNTSGKYYQFKEQLKLSVVKLVREKFLRTTPVTDKDELHSFLSQLYVYLTDEMHCTLSTTFSLEDPRPVPPPVTNTNFLKHFAREAEMNESYEKAAQYYQERLAQDKNSRDHWYDYGRFCLVVHNYEKAQECFKEAVALDQNHMESLLMYAVVAAVQEHHDIAETFFEAAAAVEPKNVIVWTTMGLYYESIGNDVNAEMAFLEADNVNPQVIKEGSESAGISDGTRQHSELSHHSSSETEQTVAVPAIKTTSPIPQVSAEGDQEIKDFDKPHTVTLSQAKPQRQVSSQAILSRQSKTSPSSTAPQEVPSPLLVQDTHRSQASSPASSDKESIFLQVSRFLLEMHVTLWAESALSHELLQPRGGPSSPYYMALACVNMQKKNYIEAKTYLNEALSFDYHHPDSWALLGHSSYMTGDVEEAREAYERVLDFIGEACDMHTVYLRLGSIYLQEGQFTGAKHTFLLACKRSPSCITWLGAGIACYRMGDLAEAEDALCEANILNNTDPQVWGYLALICLKTGRKVEAEQAYKYAFKLNLSDDKLLNEIRTVQKQVGFGDPSVTYQSA, from the coding sequence ATGCAACCGCTCAATAGCACTTTGAAGATGGCAGACGATGGCCTTCTCACCGTGCAAGTTACTGTTCCGCAAGGCAGAATGATAAAGTCTAGTCGTGGAGATGAATCATTTACTTCATTTGTTAGAATAGATTTTGGAAGTCGATCTCATTGCGAAACTGCCAGAGTTGTAGTAGCAGACGGCACGGCGCTGTACGGTGATGCAACATCGTCCTTCGACATCCAGGCATCCAGTAGAGCTCTTCTTCTAGACGAACTATCCCACAAGCCTCTCGTACTGAGCCTCATCGAGTCAATGCcaaaagacaagaaagcaaaggaagaGAAAACTGTTGTGTTGGGACAATCTATTGTGGATTTGATGCCTTTCTTACAAGGAGAAAAAACTATTTCGGAAACCGTGGTTGTTTTTCCTTGCACTTCGCAAAGCGAAGACAAGCCTGCAACTGATCTTCCCGAACTGGATGTCCTAGTTTCTCTGTCATCTCCGCTTCTGACGGAAGAAGAAGTAGAAGCGGCGAGTTCTCTTTCAATCAAAGTGAACTCGCTTTATTCACCACCAGACGGATGGCAACCAGGAGGATCACAATATCAATACACACTCAGCTTGCCTATACCAATTGGGATCTCACAGGAAACAACAATTGCAATTCCCAATGGTCAATTGAAAGCACCTAGTGATCATGACTCTCCTCATTGGAGATGGAGCTACACAGGAACAGCATCAGGTCCTTGTGTTTACAAATGTGACAGTGTGATAAAGAAGGTCCAGTACAAAGAAGAGAATGGAGAGTTGAGAAGTGCTGCAGACATTCCATTTCGAGTCGAAGCTGAAAGTCAGAAACCAAGAATCACTTGGAATGCAGAACGAAGGTGTCTTCTGAATGCAGAAGCAAGTAGCACCCTTCAATCAATGATTGCTCAGTCACGTGTTTGGCCTGTTGAAATCTTTCGCACTCTGACTCCTCAAAGTGGAAAAACCAAGAAGGACGAGGAAATTCTACCAAGTTATCATGGTGTAGCATATGTCAATCTAACACCACTTCTTTACCCTGGTGTCAGCAAAGTGAATGGGGCCTATTGTCTGCAACCATACGTTGATACTGAAGtgcaagagaaaacaagaagGAAAATGGGTAGCACAGTAGAGGTTGCCATGCGTTCTGTCAGTCAGGCAGGTTCTCGCAGCATTGCATCAGCTCGAAAATCAAAAAGGCAGTCTGTTGCTGTTCCACCTCCTAAAAGTGGCCTTGCTACTAGTTCATTTGTTGCCTCTGACACAGGCGACTCTATTCCTGAAGTTGGAGAGAGTAAGAACTATTTAGAAGCTAAAGCATATACTGATGCACGATCCTACATTGTTTTGGAGCTCTCTCTTGATACACCACTAATTCCAAAGTGTCCACCTGATGAGTTAGCTCAACTTGTATCTGAGTACATCCCTCCACGTCCCGCTGCTCCCAAACGTCAAGTAGGAGCAGATCAAGCTGTTCGTGAGTTCCAAACTCAAGTTTCTAATGTGGCTTGGTGTGTGCTGGAGGAGTTCCGGTCAATGTTTGGAGAACAGATGGCCAATTATGAATTACCTCATTCAGCAGAAGCTGCTGCTGACCGTCGAAGACAGTTATTATATGAGCTAAATACATCTGGTAAATATTACCAATTCAAAGAGCAACTGAAACTTTCAGTTGTAAAATTAGTTAGAGAGAAGTTTCTACGGACAACACCTGTCACTGACAAGGATGAGCTGCACAGTTTCCTTAGTCAACTATATGTTTATCTTACAGATGAAATGCACTGCACTCTGTCAACGACGTTCTCACTAGAAGATCCACGACCAGTTCCACCTCCTGTTACCAACACCAACTTCCTCAAACACTTTGCTCGTGAGGCTGAAATGAATGAGAGTTATGAGAAAGCTGCTCAATACTACCAGGAGCGTCTAGCACAGGACAAAAATTCACGTGATCATTGGTACGACTATGGTCGTTTTTGCTTGGTAGTACATAACTATGAGAAGGCACAAGAATGTTTCAAAGAGGCTGTAGCTTTGGATCAAAATCATATGGAATCACTGCTCATGTATGCTGTTGTGGCTGCTGTTCAGGAGCATCATGACATTGCCGAAACTTTCTTTGAAGCTGCTGCTGCCGTTGAGCCAAAAAATGTGATTGTGTGGACAACAATGGGACTCTACTATGAATCCATAGGTAATGATGTGAATGCTGAAATGGCCTTCCTGGAGGCAGATAATGTCAATCCACAAGTGATCAAAGAAGGTAGTGAGTCAGCTGGTATCTCTGATGGTACAAGGCAGCACAGTGAGCTGTCTCATCACTCTTCTTCTGAAACAGAACAGACCGTCGCTGTACCTGCTATCAAGACAACATCACCTATTCCTCAAGTGAGTGCTGAGGGGGATCAAGAAATTAAGGATTTTGACAAaccacacacagtaacactgTCACAAGCCAAACCACAGAGGCAAGTATCAAGCCAGGCAATTTTGTCACGCCAAAGTAAAACATCTCCCTCCTCAACAGCTCCTCAAGAGGTGCCTTCACCGCTACTAGTACAAGACACTCACAGATCGCAAGCATCCTCACCTGCTTCCAGTGACAAGGAAAGCATATTTCTTCAAGTGTCACGGTTTCTACTAGAGATGCATGTAACCTTGTGGGCTGAATCAGCTTTATCACATGAACTTCTCCAGCCACGTGGTGGTCCTTCCTCACCCTACTACATGGCGCTTGCATGTGTAAATATGCAGAAAAAGAACTACATTGAAGCTAAAACATACCTGAATGAGGCCCTCTCTTTTGACTACCATCATCCAGACAGTTGGGCATTACTTGGCCACAGTAGCTACATGACTGGTGATGTGGAAGAAGCGAGAGAAGCTTATGAGCGAGTACTGGATTTCATTGGAGAAGCATGTGATATGCACACTGTCTACTTACGACTTGGATCCATCTACTTACAAGAAGGGCAGTTCACTGGTGCTAAGCACACGTTCTTATTAGCCTGTAAGCGATCTCCTTCTTGTATCACTTGGTTGGGTGCTGGTATTGCATGTTATCGCATGGGAGATCTGGCTGAGGCAGAAGATGCACTATGTGAAGCAAACATACTAAACAACACTGATCCACAAGTATGGGGTTACCTTGCACTCATCTGCCTCAAAACTGGCCGTAAAGTCGAGGCTGAACAAGCATACAAATATGCATTTAAGCTTAACCTCTCTGATGACAAACTGCTGAATGAAATAAGGACTGTGCAGAAGCAAGTTGGATTTGGTGATCCATCTGTCACATATCAGTCAGCTTGA
- the LOC134192746 gene encoding uncharacterized protein LOC134192746 isoform X1 has translation MPTGDKGNENGPPFISMTEDSTLHGVTIYYPNQPGNQVPTPFPWTLSLSGNNVAVTDVECLNCFNAIRAVGAHRHYIARVQGQPINMGVLVDQTYDVGRIEDVHWNPWYSNTKEYMSWQLLYGRAFVFARTDWEYVFNTFAFGYAIGYHFVASPQGSCNGNFLGIGADMMANASVQVDSSDAFGILITNGEFTAFVDSHFGTQHTDSVQVFVNFSNKGSVRFVNSAFWGPSNSIAKLGGSGTTGFADCTFTQWDDSKQGHYAIEVNGATGNLLVNNCDFQYEGNQINLGNSTTLARAVITGNVIKGATRISGKAHNTQKGLNADSTSTP, from the exons ATGCCAACGGGAGACAAGGGAAACGAGAATGGCCCTCCCTTTATATCAATGACTGAAGACTCTACTTTGCATGGAGTGACAATTTATTATCCCAACCAACCTGGAAATCAAGTTCCTACTCCTTTTCCATG GACTCTTTCACTGAGTGGCAATAATGTAGCTGTTACTGATGTGGAATGTCTCAACTGCTTTAATGCAATTCGAGCTGTAGGTGCTCATCGGCATTACATTGCTCGGGTTCAAGGACAACCAATTAACATG GGTGTCTTAGTTGATCAAACGTACGATGTTGGCAGAATTGAAGATGTTCACTGGAACCCATG GTACTCAAACACCAAAGAGTACATGTCATGGCAGTTGCTTTATGGGAGAGCATTTGTGTTTGCTCGCACTGATTGGGAGTACGTTTTTAACACGTTTGCATTTGGCTATGCAATTGGCTATCATTTTGTAGCCAGTCCGCAAGGATCTTGCAATGGCAACTTTTTAGGAATTG GTGCAGACATGATG GCTAATGCCTCAGTTCAAGTAGACAGTTCTGATGCTTTTGGAATCTTGATTACAAATGGTGAATTCACTGCTTTTGTTGATTCCCATTTTGGGACACAA CATACAGACTCTGTTCAAGTGTTTGTGAACTTCTCAAATAAGGGAAGTGTTCGGTTTGTGAACAGTGCCTTTTGGGGACCATCCAATTCTATTGCAAAA TTAGGTGGTTCTGGTACTACAGGATTTGCTGATTGCACATTCACACAGTGGGATGATTCTAAACAG GGACATTATGCTATTGAGGTTAATGGAGCTACTGGAAA CCTTTTGGTCAATAACTGTGATTTTCAATATGAAGGAAATCAAATTAATCTGGGTAATTCTACTACTTTGGCAAGAGCTGTAATCACAGGGAATGTGATTAAG GGGGCTACAAGAATATCCGGAAAAGCACACAACACTCAGAAAGGCTTGAATGCGGACAGCACATCAACACCATAA
- the LOC134193470 gene encoding uncharacterized protein LOC134193470: protein MIANVHEFFDKEKREEQPIMVGNVLRRTSEALKVSEWSICNVLKEQHVEGDVSSPAKKGRKPSCGPAQQQTDNFLEGVIRQRVHRFYTNSELPTMKRPLLVLRDNVDYPYGRSTLYTTVKKMGFRYKTRNKKTALYEQHRIIAACHEYLRKILTFRSEGRPIVYLDETWLNAHHTREHCWIDYDGKGGLCVPSGKGGRLIILHAGWEQGWIADAELVFRGKTGTGDYHQEKNTKHFMEWCEKKPIPNCPSRSVIVLDSAKYHNSVVEKIPTKSSTKKAMTDYLDSHNISYDKKRLKAEIFMLIKACNPQITYLTDVVTVEKGHRVLRLPVGHCELNLTDLVWAQVKGYAAANNKDFTMAVIERFAKEGIQNVAAEKWKKCVDYVIREVKLHYRTYDGIVEQVVERLVIEVSNNDSSRSESEEIFVSDSEDVTDN, encoded by the coding sequence ATGATAGCCAATGTGCATGAATTCTTTGACAAGGAGAAGAGAGAAGAACAACCAATCATGGTTGGTAACGTCCTCAGGAGAACCTCAGAGGCACTAAAGGTATCAGAGTGGTCTATCTGTAATGTCTTGAAAGAACAGCATGTTGAAGGTGATGTAAGCAGTCCTGCAAAGAAAGGGCGTAAACCAAGTTGTGGTCCTgctcaacaacaaacagataacttCCTGGAAGGAGTGATACGTCAAAGAGTGCACAGATTTTACACGAACAGTGAGCTTCCAACAATGAAGAGACCCCTATTGGTGTTACGAGATAATGTAGACTACCCCTATGGTAGATCTACGCTATACACAACAGTCAAGAAGATGGGTTTCAGGTACAAAACACGTAACAAGAAGACAGCACTGTATGAACAACACAGAATCATCGCTGCGTGTCATGAATACCTCAGGAAAATTCTGACTTTCCGTTCTGAGGGCAGGCCAATAGTCTACCTCGATGAAACCTGGCTCAATGCTCATCATACTCGTGAGCACTGTTGGATAGACTATGATGGCAAAGGCGGCTTATGTGTGCCATCCGGAAAAGGTGGTAGATTGATCATACTTCACGCAGGATGGGAACAGGGATGGATTGCAGATGCAGAGTTGGTCTTTAGAGGAAAAACTGGAACTGGAGACTACCACCAGGAGAAGAATACAAAACACTTCATGGAGTGGTGTGAGAAGAAGCCCATCCCCAACTGTCCTTCTCGCTCTGTCATCGTCCTTGACAGTGCCAAATACCACAACAGTGTGGTAGAAAAAATCCCTACAAAGAGCAGCACCAAGAAGGCAATGACGGACTATTTGGACAGTCACAATATCTCATACGACAAAAAAAGGCTCAAAGCAGAAATCTTCATGCTTATTAAAGCATGTAACCCACAGATTACGTACCTGACAGACGTTGTCACGGTCGAGAAGGGCCACCGAGTTCTTCGACTTCCAGTTGGCCATTGCGAACTAAATCTGACAGACCTCGTATGGGCACAAGTGAAAGGCTATGCTGCAGCGAACAACAAGGACTTCACAATGGCAGTAATTGAGAGATTTGCCAAGGAAGGAATCCAAAACGTGGCTGCTGAGAAGTGGAAGAAGTGCGTTGACTATGTAATTAGGGAAGTAAAGTTGCATTATAGAACCTATGATGGCATTGTAGAACAAGTGGTAGAGAGGCTAGTGATAGAAGTAAGTAACAATGACTCCTCCAGGTCTGAAAGCGAGGAGATCTTTGTTTCTGACTCTGAAGACGTCACAGACAACTAA
- the LOC134192746 gene encoding uncharacterized protein LOC134192746 isoform X2, with protein MPTGDKGNENGPPFISMTEDSTLHGVTIYYPNQPGNQVPTPFPWTLSLSGNNVAVTDVECLNCFNAIRAVGAHRHYIARVQGQPINMGVLVDQTYDVGRIEDVHWNPWYSNTKEYMSWQLLYGRAFVFARTDWEYVFNTFAFGYAIGYHFVASPQGSCNGNFLGIGADMMANASVQVDSSDAFGILITNGEFTAFVDSHFGTQLGGSGTTGFADCTFTQWDDSKQGHYAIEVNGATGNLLVNNCDFQYEGNQINLGNSTTLARAVITGNVIKGATRISGKAHNTQKGLNADSTSTP; from the exons ATGCCAACGGGAGACAAGGGAAACGAGAATGGCCCTCCCTTTATATCAATGACTGAAGACTCTACTTTGCATGGAGTGACAATTTATTATCCCAACCAACCTGGAAATCAAGTTCCTACTCCTTTTCCATG GACTCTTTCACTGAGTGGCAATAATGTAGCTGTTACTGATGTGGAATGTCTCAACTGCTTTAATGCAATTCGAGCTGTAGGTGCTCATCGGCATTACATTGCTCGGGTTCAAGGACAACCAATTAACATG GGTGTCTTAGTTGATCAAACGTACGATGTTGGCAGAATTGAAGATGTTCACTGGAACCCATG GTACTCAAACACCAAAGAGTACATGTCATGGCAGTTGCTTTATGGGAGAGCATTTGTGTTTGCTCGCACTGATTGGGAGTACGTTTTTAACACGTTTGCATTTGGCTATGCAATTGGCTATCATTTTGTAGCCAGTCCGCAAGGATCTTGCAATGGCAACTTTTTAGGAATTG GTGCAGACATGATG GCTAATGCCTCAGTTCAAGTAGACAGTTCTGATGCTTTTGGAATCTTGATTACAAATGGTGAATTCACTGCTTTTGTTGATTCCCATTTTGGGACACAA TTAGGTGGTTCTGGTACTACAGGATTTGCTGATTGCACATTCACACAGTGGGATGATTCTAAACAG GGACATTATGCTATTGAGGTTAATGGAGCTACTGGAAA CCTTTTGGTCAATAACTGTGATTTTCAATATGAAGGAAATCAAATTAATCTGGGTAATTCTACTACTTTGGCAAGAGCTGTAATCACAGGGAATGTGATTAAG GGGGCTACAAGAATATCCGGAAAAGCACACAACACTCAGAAAGGCTTGAATGCGGACAGCACATCAACACCATAA